One segment of Pseudanabaena sp. FACHB-2040 DNA contains the following:
- a CDS encoding agmatinase family protein: MASREEIIANFNPSGVGLENGNLYGLPFDYDSAGIVVLGVPWEVTVSYHAGAAQGPYRVLEASPQLDLFDLDNPDGWQQGIFMPEIPGWILEQNGEMRSHAARIIEATEKGIAIAGDASLSETLATINQACEGVNQWLYEQAKAALAAGKRVAVIGGDHSVPFGALQALAEVTPEFGILHVDAHADLRYAYQGFKYSHASIMNNLLALPQMAKLVQVGIRDISHDEVALINASAGRIVTHYDSVLKEKRYAGVPWLELCNQIVSALPQQVYISFDADGLDPKLCPSTGTPVPGGLELEEAFCLFRQVIRSGRQIIGFDLCEVGDGEWDGNVGARAVYKLCNLMGLSDKQQG, translated from the coding sequence ATGGCTAGTCGCGAAGAGATCATTGCGAACTTTAACCCCAGCGGCGTCGGTCTAGAGAACGGCAATCTCTATGGGTTGCCGTTCGACTACGACTCAGCCGGCATTGTGGTGCTGGGTGTGCCCTGGGAGGTTACGGTGTCTTACCACGCTGGGGCAGCTCAGGGGCCTTATCGGGTGCTAGAAGCCTCGCCCCAGCTTGATTTGTTTGATCTAGACAACCCCGATGGCTGGCAGCAGGGAATCTTCATGCCGGAGATTCCAGGGTGGATTTTGGAGCAGAACGGGGAGATGCGATCGCACGCTGCCCGTATCATCGAAGCCACCGAAAAAGGGATTGCCATTGCTGGCGATGCGAGTCTGTCGGAGACTCTGGCAACGATCAATCAGGCCTGTGAAGGGGTGAACCAGTGGCTATATGAGCAGGCGAAAGCGGCTCTGGCTGCAGGCAAGCGAGTGGCCGTCATTGGCGGCGACCACAGTGTACCTTTCGGTGCTCTACAGGCTCTGGCGGAAGTCACACCCGAATTTGGCATTTTGCACGTCGATGCCCACGCCGATCTGCGCTATGCCTATCAGGGCTTTAAGTACTCCCATGCCTCGATCATGAACAACCTGCTGGCTCTGCCCCAGATGGCTAAGCTAGTGCAGGTTGGCATTCGAGATATCTCCCACGACGAGGTGGCGCTGATCAACGCCTCTGCAGGCCGAATTGTCACTCACTACGACTCGGTGCTGAAGGAGAAACGCTACGCTGGAGTGCCTTGGCTGGAGCTATGCAACCAGATTGTTTCTGCCCTGCCTCAGCAGGTGTACATCAGCTTTGATGCCGATGGCCTTGACCCCAAGCTTTGCCCCAGCACAGGCACGCCTGTACCGGGTGGGCTGGAGCTGGAGGAAGCTTTTTGCCTGTTCCGCCAAGTGATTCGCAGTGGTCGGCAAATCATTGGCTTTGACCTATGCGAGGTGGGCGATGGCGAGTGGGATGGCAATGTGGGCGCGAGAGCGGTGTATAAGCTCTGCAATTTGATGGGGCTGTCTGATAAGCAACAAGGCTAA
- the speE gene encoding polyamine aminopropyltransferase: MNSLGRHILVEFFGCSTEILNDVPVIESSMLSAAGEAGATIISSVFHHFSPFGVSGVVVIQESHLAIHTWPEYRYAAVDLFTCGDSVNPWISYDVLKRAFEAEHGNAIELNRGQLELLEKSPVDLGDLRDEATQKLVTPKLTRSVWFTDRNENIALSIRHKGDRIFREKSPFQTVEIFDTFEYGKMLTVDNMVMCSEKDENAYHEMIIHVPMLLNPSIKNALVIGGGDGGSVREILKHHDVEKVTMVEIDEVVIKASQEFLPTLSSSLNHPKLELHIDDGIKFVRESPSEVYDLIVVDSSDPVGPSEGLFSVDFYQDVYRCLKPGGVMTAQSESPRFNQRAFVDMNACLKGIFGQEHVHCYLAFIPTYPTGMWSFTYASKGGAHPMSDHDRNRAAEFAVNNNLQYYNADIHQAAFCLPTFIKNMLNG; this comes from the coding sequence ATGAACTCTTTAGGTAGACACATTCTGGTGGAGTTTTTTGGATGCTCTACCGAAATTCTCAACGATGTTCCAGTCATCGAGAGCAGCATGTTGTCGGCTGCTGGAGAAGCGGGCGCAACCATTATTAGCTCTGTGTTTCACCACTTCTCACCTTTTGGGGTGTCTGGCGTGGTTGTGATTCAAGAGAGTCACTTAGCCATCCACACCTGGCCGGAATATCGCTATGCAGCGGTAGATCTCTTTACCTGCGGCGATTCGGTTAATCCCTGGATTTCCTACGATGTGCTGAAGCGGGCTTTTGAGGCCGAGCACGGCAACGCGATTGAGCTGAATCGTGGCCAGCTTGAGCTGTTAGAAAAGTCCCCAGTTGATCTGGGCGATCTGCGCGATGAAGCCACGCAAAAGCTAGTGACGCCTAAGCTCACCCGCAGCGTTTGGTTTACTGACCGCAATGAGAATATTGCGCTGTCGATTCGCCACAAAGGCGATCGCATCTTCCGCGAAAAGTCTCCCTTTCAGACTGTTGAGATTTTCGACACCTTTGAATACGGCAAAATGCTCACCGTAGACAACATGGTGATGTGTAGTGAAAAGGACGAAAACGCCTATCACGAAATGATCATCCATGTGCCCATGCTGCTCAATCCCAGCATCAAAAATGCGCTGGTGATTGGTGGCGGCGATGGCGGCAGTGTGCGCGAAATTCTCAAGCACCACGATGTAGAAAAGGTGACGATGGTGGAGATCGATGAGGTCGTTATCAAAGCCTCTCAGGAGTTTTTGCCGACGCTATCTTCCTCGCTGAACCACCCCAAGCTAGAGCTGCATATTGATGACGGCATTAAGTTCGTTCGTGAGTCTCCTTCTGAGGTCTACGACCTAATTGTGGTGGACTCGTCTGATCCCGTAGGGCCTTCGGAAGGGCTTTTCAGCGTGGACTTTTATCAGGATGTCTACCGCTGCCTCAAGCCGGGTGGGGTGATGACGGCTCAGAGCGAGTCGCCTCGGTTTAACCAACGGGCGTTTGTAGACATGAATGCGTGTCTTAAAGGGATCTTTGGGCAGGAGCACGTTCACTGCTATCTGGCCTTTATTCCCACTTATCCAACCGGCATGTGGAGCTTTACCTATGCCTCTAAGGGGGGAGCACACCCGATGAGCGATCATGATCGCAACCGAGCGGCTGAGTTTGCAGTCAATAATAATCTGCAATATTACAATGCCGACATTCACCAGGCAGCGTTTTGCCTGCCTACGTTTATCAAGAACATGTTGAATGGCTAG
- a CDS encoding Uma2 family endonuclease, whose product MTQLSLKNPTDTWISATWEDYLEILSDPIFEQAKGYYHEGCMRLEMSPLGNPHSRDHASIIGAIYLFAGLKNIDLDAHDNCTYRKAVFEEAQPDASFYVGANAEVRQ is encoded by the coding sequence ATGACCCAACTCAGCCTCAAAAACCCCACCGACACCTGGATCTCTGCCACCTGGGAGGATTACCTTGAAATCCTTTCAGATCCGATCTTTGAGCAGGCAAAAGGCTACTACCACGAAGGATGCATGAGGCTAGAAATGTCTCCACTAGGCAATCCCCACTCCCGGGATCACGCATCTATAATCGGGGCCATCTATCTGTTTGCAGGTCTGAAGAACATAGACCTCGATGCCCACGACAACTGCACCTACCGCAAAGCAGTCTTTGAGGAGGCTCAGCCAGACGCCTCGTTCTATGTCGGGGCGAATGCTGAGGTGAGACAGTAG
- a CDS encoding NAD(P)/FAD-dependent oxidoreductase, which translates to MARSHLTHRLAQAYRLAAQVGTSGQSLEKTLADSPAAAAQRLPNLPATAAAHPKPLASGDAPVLVVGAGLAGLVVAYRLRQAGIRADVIEGRDRIGGRILSLQNILGTGLTAEMGGEVFDSVHTCCLGLAAELGLPMVDAYELLPADAEPTYFFERQWVELDDLISHLLPLIPKLQPDLDAVQQFLQTSIATERVQALDQFSICEYLTTLEASPLLQSIVRVAYTIKYGVDAEEQSCLNLLAFIQPRSGEFNLFGSSDERYFLKGGNGQLPQHLATVVADYIETGTVLEALRQQPDGRYRVSLRSGLGTCDRTYERVVITIPFNLLRHIPLGVELPPRQRQAIDTLGSNSPTKLITAYRQKRWLTQYRNNGLILTDLPMQNAWESSGSLLSAETGLLTNYTGGHHSQQMSRTELAVQTGSVVSDLDQIFPGLIEDYHSAGAVRSEWLSDNFSQGAYSCYRVGQWTTLHGSEGGRVGNLFFAGEHCSRNHQGYMEGACETGEAVALELLSDLRSLKDQS; encoded by the coding sequence ATGGCGCGATCGCACCTGACCCACCGCCTTGCCCAAGCCTATAGGTTAGCGGCCCAAGTCGGCACCTCTGGGCAGAGCCTTGAGAAAACCCTTGCAGATTCCCCCGCTGCGGCTGCCCAGCGTTTACCAAACTTGCCTGCTACTGCCGCTGCGCATCCTAAACCATTAGCCTCTGGAGATGCGCCCGTTCTAGTCGTCGGGGCTGGGCTGGCTGGGCTGGTCGTGGCATATAGGCTGCGGCAGGCAGGTATTCGCGCAGACGTAATTGAAGGACGCGATCGCATCGGTGGTCGTATTCTCAGTCTGCAAAACATCTTGGGAACAGGATTGACGGCAGAGATGGGTGGCGAGGTCTTTGACTCGGTGCACACCTGTTGCCTAGGGCTAGCAGCAGAACTGGGCCTGCCAATGGTAGATGCTTACGAGCTGCTGCCAGCAGATGCAGAGCCAACCTACTTCTTTGAGCGGCAGTGGGTTGAGCTAGATGACCTGATCAGCCATTTGCTGCCGCTCATTCCCAAGCTGCAGCCCGATCTAGATGCAGTGCAGCAGTTCTTGCAAACTAGCATTGCAACGGAGCGGGTGCAGGCCCTCGATCAGTTCTCGATCTGCGAGTACTTGACCACCCTAGAAGCCTCTCCCCTGCTGCAGTCGATTGTGCGAGTGGCCTACACGATTAAGTATGGGGTGGATGCTGAGGAGCAGTCTTGCCTCAATCTGTTGGCCTTTATTCAGCCCCGGTCGGGCGAGTTTAACCTGTTTGGCAGTAGCGACGAGCGCTATTTTCTCAAGGGCGGCAATGGTCAGCTGCCGCAGCACTTGGCGACAGTCGTGGCCGACTATATCGAGACTGGTACAGTGCTAGAAGCCTTACGTCAGCAGCCCGATGGTCGCTATCGGGTAAGCCTGCGGTCGGGATTGGGCACGTGCGATCGCACCTACGAGCGAGTCGTAATCACCATTCCCTTCAACCTGCTGCGCCACATTCCCCTGGGGGTTGAGCTGCCGCCGCGTCAGCGACAAGCCATCGATACTCTGGGCTCCAATAGCCCCACCAAGCTCATCACCGCCTACCGGCAAAAACGCTGGCTTACTCAGTACCGCAACAACGGCCTAATTCTCACCGATCTGCCAATGCAAAATGCCTGGGAGAGCAGCGGCAGCTTGCTATCGGCTGAAACCGGGCTATTGACCAACTATACAGGCGGGCATCACAGCCAGCAAATGTCTCGCACTGAACTGGCTGTGCAGACAGGGTCGGTGGTGAGCGATCTAGATCAGATCTTTCCGGGGCTAATTGAGGATTATCACAGCGCCGGAGCCGTCCGCAGCGAATGGCTCAGCGATAACTTTAGCCAGGGAGCCTATTCTTGCTACCGGGTGGGGCAGTGGACTACGCTCCACGGCAGCGAAGGGGGTCGGGTCGGCAACCTGTTTTTCGCTGGAGAACACTGCTCCCGCAATCACCAGGGCTATATGGAGGGAGCCTGCGAAACAGGGGAAGCTGTGGCGTTAGAACTGCTGTCAGACTTGCGATCGCTCAAAGACCAGTCTTAG